ATAACCGCAAGGTAGATCTTAAGTTTTCATTACCCCATTTTTAAAATAACTATTAAATGAGAATCAGGGTTTTGTTTAGTGTTTTGTATTGTTTTGCCACGGTATCGGTGACTGCACAGGGCAAACTCACCCTTATACAGGGTACGGTAAAAGATGAGCGAACACAAACCATTGTATTGTTTGATGTACAGAATGGCGAGAAGCTGGAACTGGCTACTGCCCGCCTCAACAGCCAGCAACAATTTGCATTTGCGTTGCCCAATATTCACCCCGGCTTTTACTATGTAAGCAACCAGGGCCGCCGGAAGTTTGTCCGCATTTATTTAAAAGCAGGTGATAAGTGTCAGTTAGCCCTTACCGACACCGGGTATGAATTAGTGCAACCCACCCCGGAGAATAAGTTATTAAAAGAGTGGACTGATCTTTCGTACCCGGTTACAAAAATGAGTGTGTTCCCACGCAATGATACGGTTACCTATGCGAGCTTCTTCCCCACCCTGACTGCTTTTCTGCCGAAGGCAGATGCGTTCAGGAAAAAGGTTAATACGCCCAATGCCGCCTTTAATGAGTTGATGAAAAAGAGTATAGGCCTGGAGATAGAACATGCGGCGTTGAAATTTATGTACACACCCAATACAAAACATCCTGCGAAAGACGAGATTATTCCTTACTACGCCACCATCTATCAGCCTAACAAATTTGCCAATGCTGCGGTGCTGCATTCAGGCGATGGAGTTGATCTTATCAGGCTGTACACTACGTATATGTATACCATGGTGAAAAAGCCCGGTGCGCAAAGGAAACTGACGCTGCCCGAGATCCTCCTATTCTTTGGCAACGATACCATAAAAGGTGTTTTTGTAGAAAACCAGCTGGCAGGTTACCGGTCACTGGAAACCTTTAACGAAGAAATTGAGCCGGTAAAAAAATACCTGGTAACCGATACCATGCAGGCCAGGTATGCGCGGGCTTTGAAGCGGTTAAGCACTTACAGAAAAGGTGATAAAGCATTTAATTTCTCTTATCCCGATTCAAATGGGAATGCGGTTAGTTTAGCCAGTTTGAAGGGTAAAGTGGTGCTGGTGGATGTGTGGGCTACCTGGTGTGGCCCCTGTAAAGCAGAGTTGCCGCATTTGAAAAAGCTGGAAGAGGAATTGCATGACAAGAACATTGCCTTTGTATCCATTTCGGTTGATGAGGAGAAAGACAAAGAGAAATGGAAAAAGTTTGTTGCGGATCAACAACTGGGTGGCATTCAATTGTATGCTAAAGGCTGGAGTGAATTCACCAAATACTACGACATTCATGGCATTCCACGATTCCTGGTGTTTGACCAGGATGGTAAAATTGTAACGGTTGATTCGCCCCGGCCATCTACTCCGGAATTGAAAGAATTATTACTAAATACGCTAAACGCACAACATTAAACGCTAAATGCTGAACGCCGAAGGCTGAAGGCTCTTTTTATTCGGTTTTAGCGTCAAGCCTTAAGCGTTCAGCGTTAAGCCTTCTTCGGTTTTCCTAAACCTACTTTGTAATTATCCGGAGTGCCGGTAATGGTAAGGTTCATAAAGCGGATGCGTTTATCCTTGTCGCGGTATTCAATGGCATCCACCTGGTCGGGGTCTACTTCTTCTTTTTTCTTATGAAACAGCATATTGAAGCCAACCGAGGTTACCATTTTCAGCGGAACACGCACATAGTAGGCCATGTTCATATCGAGCGACTGGGTGCCTGAGAACTCCAGGAAGCCCAGTGAAGAGTTGATGTTCATGGTTGGAATATTCAAGGTATTGTTTTTAAACGTAAGTACATTACGCAGCGTGTCAAACCGCACCTTGCTCATGTTCTTATCCTTGAAGTAAGAAGCCATTGCCGCCATAGGTGCGAAATTAGTGAGCTCACCATTGAAGATGTTTATATCCAGTTGTGCTTCCGACTGGTCCATCATAGGTGTAAGATCGGGATGTACCCGCATATACCCATTTATTTGGCCGGTAATACGTCCTTTTATATTTTTATTGATCACATAATCCTGGCCCAGGTAATCGAGCTTTAACAGCATTTTCTCCAGGTCTACATCATTTACGTTAATGCGTGTTCCCAAGTAGATCTTATCGGACGTGCTGCCGTTGAAATGCGCGCTGGCGTCTATCTTTCCGCCAGCCATTTCCATGTGCAGGGTATCCAGGTACAGGTGATGGGTCTCCAGCATGCGCATATTGGTGGCGATGTTCTTGATCCACAATCTGCGGTACTTCACCTTGCCGATATTTATGGAGGCGTTGAAATTAATAAAGGGTACTTCGAATATATTGAATGCTTTGGCGTGTACTGAAGTGGATGCTGTACCTACCTGACCTGTTGAGGCGGCTGTTGAATCAGCTTCAGCAATTTCTTCCTCAGCAACAAACGTGTAATTGGTCAATTGGTCAACATCGAGGAAGCGGGAATTGAATTTAAGGTAATTCTCCTTCATCTTCCGGGCGCTGTCGTTGCCGGTATACAATCGCATATTGATATTGAAATCGCTGTGGCCAATCTTTCCCGTGAGGGTGTCGATCTTTATAAAGTTATTGGTGTTGAACATCACGTTGCCTTTAATGCTATCCAGTTCAAAGTCATGCCCGGTTAACTGGCCTGAGATATTGGCAATTTTAATATTGGCGAATTTGAAAACCGAGTCGTAGCGCAGCTGGCTTTTGGAACGCAGCCACAGGTTGGTGGCCACTTCATTGTGCCAGTCGTCAGGTACCAGTTTTTTGGTTCTGCGGCTCAACAGGTCGCGCATGGCCAGTCGTTGAGATTTCAGGTCGAACGCAATTTCAGTTCTGCCCTTTTTCACTTTCTCAAACCAGAGTGCATAGTTATTTACCCGGCCGCTGAACTGGATATCTGAACTATCTATGTGACCGGCAAAATTCTTTAACCGCAGCATGGTATCGGCAATGGTGAGCTCTGCGCCAAAGTCCTTGAACTCGTGCGGGAATCTTTTAAATCCGGCATGAAGGTTTTCAATCTTCACAACGCCTTTAGGCAACGGATTGGGATGCAACAGTTCGTTCACCGAAGTTTCAAGCGATACGCCAATGTTGAATCCGTAGATCTCTTCTTTTCCTTTATGGGTTTTGGCGGTATCGATATTAAAAAGCTCGCGCAGGATCATTTGGTTGCTGTGCGCCTGCAGCGAAGCCAGTACGGGTTTGCTTTGTGCATGGAAAATGGAAGGCAGATCGCTGAGCGAACCGGATAAGTGAAAATCAGAATGCCCGATGTTGCATACCAGTGAATCCAGTGTTACAAAGCCGTTTTTCATGTTGGTATGCAGGTTCAGGTGTTCTACATTATATGGGTAATTGGGAATACGGAAGGTGAGGTTGCGTACGGCCAGTTCACTTTGAATGCCTTCGGTGAGTTTGCCTATCGATTGCTCGGGCGCGCTCATATCCATCAGGTCTTTAAAGTTCATCTTTAAGCTGATCTGCCCTGTAATGCGTTGCAGGTCTTTTATCCCCAGGAAGGCTCCAATAAATTCCAGCTCAAGATTGGAATTTAACTGCATGAGAATTTTGGGATGCTCAAAATCGCGCATGATGAAATTACCGTCAAAAACGCCGGTGCCCGGTTTGGCGTGCATACCCAGTAAACGCAGTTCCGACGTTTTTGAATTCCTGTCATCGCCATTGGTGTAATAACCTTTAAAGGCCAGGGAATCCAGCTTTTTATTGGTTTGTGTATTGTGCAGCCATGCTTCGTTACAGCCGAAGTTCAGGTCTATCCGCGGCATTTGTCCATGGGCCAGACTGCCTTTTACGGTGCCATCAAAGTTCACATGGCCATCGTATTTGAAATGTTTTATCTCCTTCCTGGCCAATTCAGGCATAAAGGAAAATAACTGTTGCAGATCGGGCCGGTCGCCGGCGAATTTGATATCGATGGCATTGTTGTTTTTCTGCAGACTATATGTGCCTGCTAGATTGAACACCGCTTGTTCCAGTTTCAGCTTCCCGGTATCGATGCTGAGCAATTCATTGCTTTTTGCATACGAGACCACAAAATCAGTTTCCACATGTTTATTGCGGAATAGTTTGGGATACGCCGGGCTGGTATAATCGACGACGAATTTGCCGTTGAGGCCTGCATTTATCTTCAGACTATCATCCTGGATCGATGAAGTGATCTTTTCAATCTTCGAGATGATGGTTTGATTATTTTGTTTGTCGATGAAAGAGATCGTCATGCCTTTCAGAACGATCTTTTTGATATCTAACTTTAGCGGTGATTCAGCGGTGTCAGTTGACCTGGTGGTATCCGGGGCCATGCGGCTTGCTTCCACAATGTTCAGCTGGCCGTCTTTTTCTTCAACCAGGTCAAGATGGCCGTTCTTGGTTCCTATCACTTTTACCTTGTAATTCTGATTCAGGATATCTGTGAGGCTGAAACCTGCAAAAACCCGTTCCGCAGCAAATAAAGGCTTGTCGGTAGTGCGTTTGGTGGCATAAAAGCGCACCTGGTTTAACCGGATGGAGATGTAGGGAAAATTATCTATAAAGGAGATTTCGCTTTTCTCAACGGAGATGGTGCCGGGCAGTTTTTTGTTCAGCTCTTTTAAAGCCATCTTCACCAGCCGGGTTTGCTGCGTGGTAAGAATAACAAATGCAGTTCCTAACAACAACAGGATCACAAGAACCGGTATTAACAGAAACCGGATGAGCCTTTTACGCGTCTTGCTTTTCATGGACGAATTGGTTTGGGGTTCTGATTGCGGTCAAGCAAAGCCGGTGCAAAAATAACTCCTGAATGCTTAAAAAAATACAAAGCTTTACAGGGAAACTTCGGGTTTCTCCGTAAAGCTTTGTTGTTAACGAAATATTGGGTAAAAAAGTATGTGCTTATAAGAGTCATTTTAGCTACAACATATACCATTTCGGCAACATGTCTGCCACGCTGGCCTGCTAGTTTTGCATGAATCAAAACAGCAGGAACATGAAAACGATCTTTATTACCGGTGCAGGCGCCGGGTTAGGTAAAGCCACCGCGAAATTATTTCAATCAAAAGGCTGGCAGGTGATTGCCACTATGCGTAACCCTGAAAGAGAAACAGAACTCCAGTTGTTAGAAAATGTAACCGTACTGCAACTGGATGTTACAGATGCTTCACAAATAGATAATACGGTTAAGCAGGTAATTGAAAAGTATGGTGTAGATGTAGTGTTGAACAATGCAGGCTATGGGTTAATAGGACCACTGGAGGCGTTCAGTGATGTGCAGATCACCCGGCAAATTGATACCAACCTGTTGGGAGTTATCAGGGTAATGAAAGCGTTCACGCCATATTTGCGCAGCAAAGGTGAAGGTGTTTTTATTACTATTTCCTCTATGTTTGGATTAGCAGGCTTTCCCACCTGTTCGCTGTATTCGGCCACCAAATGGGCGCTGGAAGGGTTTTGTGAATGCATGGCCTATGATTTGGCTACCTTTGGCGTACGGGTAAAGACAATTGCACCCGGTGGCATTCAGACAGATTTTGCCGGCCGCTCGCTGGATGGCGCAGGGCATAATGCGTACATGCCATTGATGGCAAAAGTGAGTGAAGGATATAATGAAGAAGCATTAAGCAAATATTCAACGGCCCAACAGATCGCCGATGTAATTTATGAAGCGGCTACCGATAACAACAATCAATTGCGTTACCTGGCAGGGCCGGATGCTGTAGCTTTATATAAGGAACGGCTGGAGCTGGGGCCCGAAGCACATTTCCAGAAAACAAGGCAGTGGGTAGTTGGTAGATGATTTTCAGATAATTCAATGTATGAAAAAAGAGACTCCGCATATATTTAATTCAATTTCTGAATTGCACAGGGCCCTGGGTTTACCCGGGCCCCTGCATCCATTGATAAGCCTGGTTGACTATAAAGATATTATTGCTGATACCAGCGACATCTCAAAGGGAATGGTGCTTAATTTTTATAAGATCTCCTTCAAAATAAACTTTAAAGGAAAGCTCAGATACGGACAACATTATTACGATTTTGATGAAGGCGGATTGTCGTTTATTTCGCCGAACCAGGTAATTGGTGAAACCAGCGAAGAGGCGGATTATAGCGGGTACACCTTGCTGATTCATCCCGATTTTATCAGGAGCCATTCCCTGGGTAAGAAGATGAATAATTACGGGTTCTTTTCTTATGCGGTCAATGAAGCCCTCTACCCTTCTGCCAAAGAAAAGGAAATTATAATTGGCGTATTTAAAAACATCGAATATGAATTGAACCAGCACATCGACCATTTTAGTCAGGATGTGCTGATTTCGCATATTGAAGTATTACTTAACTACAGCAAACGGTTCTATAACCGGCAGTTTGTTACCCGCAACCAGGGAAATAATCAACAACTGGCAACATTTGAAGCGTTGCTGAACGATTATTTTAACAACGCTACAGCCCTCATGACCGGTTTGCCTTCGGTGGCTTACTTTGCTGAACAATTGCATTGCTCACCCCGCTATTTAAGCGATATGCTGCGTTCTATAACCGGGCAAAACACGCAACAGCATATTCATGCCAAATTAATTGATAAGGCAAAGGAATTGCTCAGTACTACCAATCTGTCGATTGGCGAAATAGCACACCAGCTGGGTTTTGAACATTCCCAGTCGTTTAATAAATTGTTTAAGCAAAAGACAGACTCCTCCCCTGTTGAGTTCAGGAATTCGTTTAGCTAGTTTATAATGATACGTACAAAATAGTGTTGCTGTAAAATTGAAATATTCGGTATATTTCTATATGGCAATGTTATTGGAAGCTGACTGCCGTCAGTATTTTTTTAAACGATAAAAACCAATGTATGCAATCAGTTATACTTGCCGATCCGCCCGCTAATTTCAAACATCAGACAGCCAACGTTAATGGCATAAATATGCATTATGTAATTGGAGGTACAGGTGATCCATTAGTACTGGTGCATGGTTTTGGACAGAACTGGTATATGTGGAACCGGTTGTTGCCTGAATTGTCAAAACACTTTACTGTTATTGCACCAGATCTGAGAGGTATTGGGGAGACAGATAAACCTGCTGATGGTTATGATAAAAAAACAATGGCGGTAGATATACATGAGCTGGTAAAATCCTTAGGTTATAAATCGATCAACCTGGTTGGCCATGATATCGGGTTAATGGTGGCGTATGCCTACGCCGCCCAATTGGGAGATGAAGTAAAAAAAATAGCTTTGCTCGATGCGCTGTTGCCAGGTGTTGAACCGGTATGGAGTGATCTTTCGGGGAAATTATGGTGGTTTGGCTTTTTCTCGCGGCCGGTTTCGGGACAGGTAGTAGAAGGTCATATGCGGTTATTCCTTACCGATTTCTGGTCGATCATCCAAAACGTTAAAGACGCCTTTACCAAAGAAGAAACAGATGAATTTATCCGGGCTTATTCCGTTCCGGGCGCAGCTACCGGCAGCTTTCACTGGTTTGGCGCTTTTCCACAGGATGCCAAAGACAACCTGCAGTTTATGAAAAAGAAATTGACTATGCCTTTGCTGGCAATGGGGGCTGAATTTCAGGCGGCGCCTTTTCTGGCCGATCATTGCAGACTGGTAGCCGGGGATGTAAAAGAAGTGCAGATCACCGGCTCAGGTCATTGGATTGTACAGGAGCAAACTGCCCAGGTTCAAAAAGGACTACTTGAATTTTTTATGACTTAGTATAGCTCAAAACGCAGCCATTAGGATATTGCGCGCTTTTACATAATTTGGCGCCATGAATCTTACCTCCTTTGAAATGCTCGATCATCAAATAAAGAATTGTGGCGGAGAACCTACAGTGGGCCCGAACGGTTATTTGCAGCCAGTAGCCGGATAAAAGGTGGAAACTGGAGATAGAAGCGGTGGCGGCCAAATAATTTTTATCATTTTACAGCCTATTTTTCAGGAAATCAATTTTTTAAGCTAGATTTGCACCCCCAAAGCAGATTATCAGGTGGTAAAAAGTCTGAGAAATGCTGAGTTCGGGTGGTGGCGCAGCCCGGTAGCGCACTTGTATGGGGTGCAAGGGGTCGCTGGTTCGAATCCAGTCCACCCGACCAGATTGGACAAGGCATCCGCTAGCTAGTGGATGCCTTGTTTATTTTTATCACTTTCTGAAATGCAGTTCAGGCGCGGGATTGGCTGAAATACTTCGTTCACTTCGTCAGTTAGAAATATCCCATTTTTGTGGTAGTAGCTAATTCCTTTGGGAAATACCATTTTTTGTAAGTTTTCTTTTACCCCTACTCTGCCGGAATCCCATAGCAGCGGGAGTTCCAGCGAAATATTGATGGCCCACTCGAAGGTATCTTTTAAGTTAGAACTCTCCATATTGCTACCGGCCAGGTTGTCCAGGATCTGCTTTTTCTCTTTGGCGAGTTTTATCATTAGTCTGTCATAGGTTTCAGCAGGCACCTTTTTATCAACGTAATAGTTTTCTTCTAATTCCTCAATCTTTGCATCCACTATAGCCAGGTTGCTTTGCAGGGTGTCCCTTAACTTAAAGGAAGTGACTCGTCCTGGAATAAGACTCGGCAATTATGAGTTATGAAGGAGAAGGTAAGTCGTTGTAATGTGGACTTTCCAGAACATTAAATTTGGACTTTTCAGGAAAACGGGCTAAAAATTTATGGTCGAAATTGCCTTCATAAATGTAAACACAGATGGAAAATAAAAAAGCATACATCATTACCGGGCCAACATCAGGTATTGGTTACGCTACAGCATTGGAGTTAGCTAAATATGGTACAGTCATTTTGGTTGGCAGAAATCAGGAAAAACTCAAAAAGGTAAAAAAGGATATTGAAAAAGTGGGACAACAGGCAATATCCATTATATGCGATATTTCGGATATTAAAAGTGTAAGGCATGCTGCTCTGCAAATTATCGATTGTCAACTTCCAATTGGCGGACTAATCAACAATGCCGGTATTATGCAGCCTAAAGTAAAAAAAAACGCTCAGGGGTGGGATATGACATTCGCTACGAATCACTTGGGGGCATTTGCCTTGACCGAAACGCTTGTATCGCACCTTCCGGATGGAGCGAACGTGGTTTTTATCGCCTCTGCTATAGAAGATCCCGAGCGCAAGCCTGCTAAAATTATGGGTATGAAAGGAGGTCGTTACATTTCTGCAGAAGCGAGCGCCCGCGGAGAGTGGAAACAAGGCGGCACCAAAATGGCAGGAATAGATGCCTATGCAACATCTAAACAATGCATCCTGGCTTCCTGCATGGCTTTTGCACGGGAAAATCCGCGATTGCATTTTAATTCCGTAGAACCGGGGATAACACGAGGCACAGGTTTAGGCGCTGAAAGTGTAAATGCCTTCGTACATTTCCTGTTCGGTCATCTTATGTCAGTAATCCCTCCCTTCTCAAAATACAGCAGTAC
The Niastella koreensis GR20-10 genome window above contains:
- a CDS encoding SDR family NAD(P)-dependent oxidoreductase — its product is MENKKAYIITGPTSGIGYATALELAKYGTVILVGRNQEKLKKVKKDIEKVGQQAISIICDISDIKSVRHAALQIIDCQLPIGGLINNAGIMQPKVKKNAQGWDMTFATNHLGAFALTETLVSHLPDGANVVFIASAIEDPERKPAKIMGMKGGRYISAEASARGEWKQGGTKMAGIDAYATSKQCILASCMAFARENPRLHFNSVEPGITRGTGLGAESVNAFVHFLFGHLMSVIPPFSKYSSTPKKSAAIIARVATDKSGKTGIYFDEKGKPMSGSALSRDPKFQQLVVAETRALLKKV
- a CDS encoding alpha/beta fold hydrolase — translated: MQSVILADPPANFKHQTANVNGINMHYVIGGTGDPLVLVHGFGQNWYMWNRLLPELSKHFTVIAPDLRGIGETDKPADGYDKKTMAVDIHELVKSLGYKSINLVGHDIGLMVAYAYAAQLGDEVKKIALLDALLPGVEPVWSDLSGKLWWFGFFSRPVSGQVVEGHMRLFLTDFWSIIQNVKDAFTKEETDEFIRAYSVPGAATGSFHWFGAFPQDAKDNLQFMKKKLTMPLLAMGAEFQAAPFLADHCRLVAGDVKEVQITGSGHWIVQEQTAQVQKGLLEFFMT
- a CDS encoding AsmA-like C-terminal region-containing protein, encoding MKSKTRKRLIRFLLIPVLVILLLLGTAFVILTTQQTRLVKMALKELNKKLPGTISVEKSEISFIDNFPYISIRLNQVRFYATKRTTDKPLFAAERVFAGFSLTDILNQNYKVKVIGTKNGHLDLVEEKDGQLNIVEASRMAPDTTRSTDTAESPLKLDIKKIVLKGMTISFIDKQNNQTIISKIEKITSSIQDDSLKINAGLNGKFVVDYTSPAYPKLFRNKHVETDFVVSYAKSNELLSIDTGKLKLEQAVFNLAGTYSLQKNNNAIDIKFAGDRPDLQQLFSFMPELARKEIKHFKYDGHVNFDGTVKGSLAHGQMPRIDLNFGCNEAWLHNTQTNKKLDSLAFKGYYTNGDDRNSKTSELRLLGMHAKPGTGVFDGNFIMRDFEHPKILMQLNSNLELEFIGAFLGIKDLQRITGQISLKMNFKDLMDMSAPEQSIGKLTEGIQSELAVRNLTFRIPNYPYNVEHLNLHTNMKNGFVTLDSLVCNIGHSDFHLSGSLSDLPSIFHAQSKPVLASLQAHSNQMILRELFNIDTAKTHKGKEEIYGFNIGVSLETSVNELLHPNPLPKGVVKIENLHAGFKRFPHEFKDFGAELTIADTMLRLKNFAGHIDSSDIQFSGRVNNYALWFEKVKKGRTEIAFDLKSQRLAMRDLLSRRTKKLVPDDWHNEVATNLWLRSKSQLRYDSVFKFANIKIANISGQLTGHDFELDSIKGNVMFNTNNFIKIDTLTGKIGHSDFNINMRLYTGNDSARKMKENYLKFNSRFLDVDQLTNYTFVAEEEIAEADSTAASTGQVGTASTSVHAKAFNIFEVPFINFNASINIGKVKYRRLWIKNIATNMRMLETHHLYLDTLHMEMAGGKIDASAHFNGSTSDKIYLGTRINVNDVDLEKMLLKLDYLGQDYVINKNIKGRITGQINGYMRVHPDLTPMMDQSEAQLDINIFNGELTNFAPMAAMASYFKDKNMSKVRFDTLRNVLTFKNNTLNIPTMNINSSLGFLEFSGTQSLDMNMAYYVRVPLKMVTSVGFNMLFHKKKEEVDPDQVDAIEYRDKDKRIRFMNLTITGTPDNYKVGLGKPKKA
- a CDS encoding TlpA family protein disulfide reductase yields the protein MRIRVLFSVLYCFATVSVTAQGKLTLIQGTVKDERTQTIVLFDVQNGEKLELATARLNSQQQFAFALPNIHPGFYYVSNQGRRKFVRIYLKAGDKCQLALTDTGYELVQPTPENKLLKEWTDLSYPVTKMSVFPRNDTVTYASFFPTLTAFLPKADAFRKKVNTPNAAFNELMKKSIGLEIEHAALKFMYTPNTKHPAKDEIIPYYATIYQPNKFANAAVLHSGDGVDLIRLYTTYMYTMVKKPGAQRKLTLPEILLFFGNDTIKGVFVENQLAGYRSLETFNEEIEPVKKYLVTDTMQARYARALKRLSTYRKGDKAFNFSYPDSNGNAVSLASLKGKVVLVDVWATWCGPCKAELPHLKKLEEELHDKNIAFVSISVDEEKDKEKWKKFVADQQLGGIQLYAKGWSEFTKYYDIHGIPRFLVFDQDGKIVTVDSPRPSTPELKELLLNTLNAQH
- a CDS encoding helix-turn-helix domain-containing protein, coding for MKKETPHIFNSISELHRALGLPGPLHPLISLVDYKDIIADTSDISKGMVLNFYKISFKINFKGKLRYGQHYYDFDEGGLSFISPNQVIGETSEEADYSGYTLLIHPDFIRSHSLGKKMNNYGFFSYAVNEALYPSAKEKEIIIGVFKNIEYELNQHIDHFSQDVLISHIEVLLNYSKRFYNRQFVTRNQGNNQQLATFEALLNDYFNNATALMTGLPSVAYFAEQLHCSPRYLSDMLRSITGQNTQQHIHAKLIDKAKELLSTTNLSIGEIAHQLGFEHSQSFNKLFKQKTDSSPVEFRNSFS
- a CDS encoding SDR family oxidoreductase, yielding MKTIFITGAGAGLGKATAKLFQSKGWQVIATMRNPERETELQLLENVTVLQLDVTDASQIDNTVKQVIEKYGVDVVLNNAGYGLIGPLEAFSDVQITRQIDTNLLGVIRVMKAFTPYLRSKGEGVFITISSMFGLAGFPTCSLYSATKWALEGFCECMAYDLATFGVRVKTIAPGGIQTDFAGRSLDGAGHNAYMPLMAKVSEGYNEEALSKYSTAQQIADVIYEAATDNNNQLRYLAGPDAVALYKERLELGPEAHFQKTRQWVVGR